ACAAAAGTCAAGAATAGATTTTGATGAGATTTTTTTCTATTGTCAATGAATTTTATTCGAGTGATTCTCATATTGACAGCTTGCTTAGATTTGGAGCTTGAGCAGTTAGTTAGATTTGGAGCTTGAGCAGTTAGTTAGATTTGATGACTGCATTTTTTTATGGAGGTTTGGAAAAAGAAATCTACacaaaataaccaaaaaaagTTGTAGAACTAATCAGAAATGAGAATATGATCTACATATTGAAGAAGAGTTTGTATGATTTAAAGCAATTTTTTAGGCAATGGTAAGAAGTTTGACTCTGTTATGGTGAGTCATAAATACACCAGGACGAATACAGATCATTGTGTGTATGTCAAAATATCTATAGGTGATAAGTTCCTCTTCGTACTGCTATGTGTAGATGATATATTAATAGTAAGGCAAGATACATAGATGATTGGTGATTTGGAAAAGGAATTATCAAATTGGCGATTGGTAATTTTGCAACGTCACAGCGGAAGATTGAAGAGAATGGTACGACATTCTCCTCCCTCTCCAAGTCTGTTCGTGTGACTCTGTTCTCTAGCTTTTGTTTGTCTTCGTCACTAAggaaaagaaataagagaaatcaTTTAAAAAGAGAAGACAAATGGTTACTAAAATAAGTATGTTTTCACTTTCCTTATCACATCATTTGTCACATTACTAATATTTGTTAATGATTTAAACACTATTAATTAAAAGGGTAGAATTGATGTAAATTTAAAACTTTTggaatgaaattaaaacaaattaagaCTTAGgagtttttttaaaatttttaataaacttTAGAGACAAAAGTATATTTTATCATCATTTAAAAATccaaatatatatacaaataacaacaaagccttgtcccactaggTGGGGTCaactacatgaatcaaacgacgccattgagctttgtcatgtatcatgtctacaaaGAGACTGTTTATATGTAGATCTAGTTTGACCACCTCATaaatggtcttcttaggtcttcttcttcctttcaccacttgtccatcttccatctcaccCACCCTCCTGACTAGGTATTctgtcggtcttcttctcacatgtccaaaccacctgagatgcgattctaccatcttttctacaatgggtgctactccaactctctcccttatatcttcgttccttattttatccaatcgtgtatgaccactcatctatctcaacatcttcatctctgccacacttaACTTATGTTTGTGCTCCCCTTTGCCGCctaacactccgtaccataaaGTATATCCGGTCTTATAGCAGTgtgatagaatttacctttaagttttaaaggcacttttttgtcgcatataaaactaGATGCACTCcaccattttgaccaacctgcttggatcctatgatttacatcctgttcaatctctcaATTATTCTTTATAATGCACCTacgatacttaaaacttttaactttttgtaggatgttttctccaatcttcacctctatattaggATTTTTCCTTCTCACACCAAACTTACATTCtatatattccgtcttgctacggcttatgcacagaccatacacttctggAGCTTCTCTCTATAagtccaacttcttatttaggtcttcccttgactctcccataaggacgatatcatcggcaaaaagcatgcacatggcacaggctcttggatgtgctctgtgagtacttccaagacaaatatgaaaaggtatggacttaaggataatccctggtgtaatcctataccaatagaaaattcttctgtcacaccaccttgagtctttacACTAGTTGTGCCctatcatacatgtctttaattgcacaAATATATGagatccttactctcctcttttctaaaaccttccataaaaCCTCCCTTGGCACCCTATCGtacatttttttcaaatcaataaacacTATATGTAGAtccttttattactacgatacctctccatcatccttcttaataggtatatcaCTTCGGTGGTGGATCTGCttggcataaatccaaattggttctctgttacttgtgtctcttttctcatcctccgttctatcaccctttcctATAACTTCATGGTATAGCTCATGAGCTTGATCCCTTTATAGTTTCTGTAACTTTGTATATCctccttattcttgtagataggtaccaaggtgctctttatccactcatcaggcattttctttgaccttaaaatctcattaaaaagcttggttaaccagttgatgcaTTTTCCTTCAAGgcccttccaaacctcaatcgggatattattaggtcctactgccctgccaattttcatctgctttagagcctcaTTTACCTCGAAGTCTCAAATCCTTTGATAatagtcaaagttttgatcttttTTCCTTGTGCATAACcgaccaaggctcggaagagtcttaTGTCCTTCATTAAATAACTTGTAGAAGTGGCTCTTTCACCTTTCATTAATTTTCTCCTCTTGAGCTAGCACCTCTCTATCCTTATCTgttatgcacttaacctgatccaaatctctcgttcttctttcacgactctttgcgattctatttatacctttttctccttctttcgtgcccaaagactggtagagacccttATATGCTCTTGTTCTTACTTCACTTACaaccacttttgtctctttcttagctGCCTTATATTTTTCCCAATTATTTGTATTGCGGCATAAAGATCACTCTTTAAAGCACTCCCTTTTTATCCTTATCTTTTCTTGTACactcgcattccaccaccaggactcattgtctcttggtcctattcctttagatttACCAAAACTTTTGTCATATTCCTTTAGATTtaccaaaactttcttttgctattcttctaataacttcacATCTCTTCTGCACTTCCAttcccatcccactttgcctcttctcctacccgtcttaggaagcttctttgttcctcacctttcatccgctaccacctcgtccttgggtttttcgtatgatgtcttttcctTAACTTTTGCTCAACGTGAAAATCCATGATGAGCATCCTATGTTGTGTTGTTAAATTCTCTCgggataattttacaattaatgcaaaattttcagtcgactctcctcaacaagaagaagtcgaaGGTTGAGGAGAggtccaaaatagttttaccctaggcattgatcaccccgaaactatggcctccgtgaatactTTCATACTTAGTCACTTCTCTtccaacatggccatttaaatctcctcctaagaaaatcttatctgCCGAAGGTATGTCTTGgaccaaactctctagatccttCTAATATCTTATCTTGTGTTATTCGTCCGAACCCATTTGCAGTGCATATGCGCTAATCACATGAAAAGcacctccctccaccacaagtttgatagagatgatccgatctcccaccctcctgacatccactacgtccttttttcactgcttatccacaataataccaaccccattcctattcttcacctttcttgtataccaaagtttgaatccagaagtatccaactccctagccTTCGCACCAACCCATTTtgtttcttgtaggcacataatgttaatcttcctccttgtcatggtgtccaccacctccatggaTTTTTctgttagagtgcctatgttccaTGTCTCAAATCTCAACTTCTGTCGCTACGacctttaccttttactttgtgaattagcttatttaccctcgtcCGTTCACGAAAACGCAGTGACCCTTACTCATTTGACACCGTACTCGAGCCATACAGCGCGTTGCTTTCCGGCAACGACCTAGTTTTAGCGCAATAACGTCTTTGATTCGTGTCATGAGGATTCGActatgtttttattttgattgTCGTAAACCTAACACAACCCTACTCCTTTATCCGGATTTGGGACCGGCTATGTCTCGCAAGTATAACATAGGCGGAGTTAAAAATCCAAAGATATATAATcatacaaaaatatttgataaatcccgtgagattttttttttctcttcaatATCAAAAAAGACTAAATTCTAGCTGTTGATCTTATAGTTAAGGCCCATAAAATCTTCATACAAGATGACTAGCAAGGATCTAGTGTCCTTTTTTGTTTCACTTTAGATATATTGATACCAAAATCATGAATTTATGTATTGTTTGTTGTTTATACTTGAGGAAAAAAAATAGCCCTAAAATCTCAAAGTATAACTCAGAAGTCCACATAGGAAACTAGATTATGCAATCACTTCGTACATGACAATGTGTCAATGGGATCACCGCTAATACTATACTAGTGGACAAAAACAACTATGCTCGTCTTCTCTCCATATTAAGTTCCTCTTCATTCTAAACAGACATCTTTTTACGAACTACTATGCAAGATCTAGATAGTTAATAATAAAGCTCAACTCCTTAATTCAAGATTGAAGTAGAACTCATTAAAAGATAACAGAAGCACATCTAACTAGATTTATACCCTCCCTAGATTCCACATTATGAAATTCTTATGCCTGGATCTAGATcttttaaaatgagaaagttgataaaataataaaataaagatttaatcattcttaaattaaaataataaggTAAACATATCATGAAAGTCACAAATTCAATAGTGATTAACCACTTATTTGGTTTCTTTACCAACTTACTCGCTTTGGAGAATCTAAATTCCTTGTGCCTTGGACCCTTATTTCAGTGTTCAGCTCAAAGGTTTTTTATCTACAATCTAACTCACGCTAAAGAAATAGAGCATAAAGAATGACAAGAAAAACCATTCTCTACTTAGTAGTATTAACAAATCATTATTCCCAATAAAGGGAACAAATCTTAGGCATACATTGTTTGTGATAAATACAAAGATCGCCATAGTTCACTCTATTATGTATACTACAAACTACAAAGCCGAACGGCTATGTACTATGAGGTTCAGGAAGAAGTTGAAGTTCCCTCATGGAGACTTACATTGTTTCAACCAGAAACTTATAAGTTACAAAAACAATCCTAAACAGGGGTGGATGTTTTCAATTTTCCTTTTGCTTTTTGGAATTGATGAAATAAATGAGTGTAATCAATGGAGTTGGAGTTTAGTTGTCACTATGGTTTTGTTCAACCTTGGCTCGAATCTTCTGCTCCAACACTGATATTTCAGTCTCAAGGCTAAACATTCTATTCAAAGCATGCATGTTCTCGAGGGTCTCGGTCAGGGTCCGGCTATCACTGCCGTCGCACCTCAGGTGCTGCATTGGACCATGAAGCAACTTATTGACTATGCCACGGCTAAGGTCATCCACGGCACGCCGTGTCTTCTTCGAGATATCATCACCCATCTTACCTAAGCATTTCTCAAGCTCAGCAGCCCTGATTCTTTCAGCATAAGCCCTCAATTTTTTTATGGTAGGAACGGTTTCGAGCGAGTCTCTCCAAGCTTCGAATTGTTGTGATTCTTCACCAATGATTGCCTGAGCTTCCATTGCTTTTCTCAGCCGATCCTCTTTATTTGCAGCTACAACCTCTTTAAGGTCATCAACATTGTAAACTCGCACAGACTCGATATCTGAGACACATGAACCCACGTTCCGAGGAACTGAGATATCAATAAAGAGGCGATGGCCTCCAATGTCTTGACTCACAGAAGGAAGGTCTTTAACATCATCTTTCAAGAACAATGGGTTTTCTGAGGCTGTACCGGTGAAAACTACATCTGCTTCACCTACACATGCAAGCATTTCAGAGAGGGGTTTGTAGATTATCTCAACATCCTTTATCTCTTCGCGGATTTCAGCAACTCTCTCCTCACTTCTATTGACAACCACCATCTTTGTGCAACCCTTTGCAACCAAATGTTTGATCACAAGCTTCCCCATCTTTCCAGCTCCAATAACCAACATCTTAGCATTACCATGTGAAGTTTCAGGTAGCTTCATCAAGGCCAATTCAACGGCAGCTGAGCTAACAGAAACAGCTCCTGCAGCGATATTAGTCTCGGCTCTAACCCTTTTCCCGACAGTAATCGCATGCTTGAATAGGCCGCTGATGTTCCTCCCAAAGCCATTGACTCCTTGTCCACTTTGACAACTTGCTTAACCTGGGCAAGGATTTGGCCTTCTCCCAGCACAAGAGAGTCAAGACCAGCTGAGACTTCGAAAAGATGCTGTGTGGCATCTTTGTTATACAACAAAAATCGATGCTGGCAAAGTTCTGAAACAGGGATTCCACTAGTCTGCAAACAGGATCAGGATTGTGCAATATGCATTTATTAGTTTTTGAGCGAAAAAGAAATTCTAAACTCCCTATACTCGGTCCTCCAAGAATTCGTGCATCACTATGTTTGTTGTTCAAAGGGATTTTCAAGCTctcataaacaaaaaaaaaaaaaaaataatgaggtAATGCTTAATTTGGTCCCAAAATTTTCAGCACCCATCAAAACGGTGCCTAACTTTTGAAAATAACCGAATTGGTCCCTGA
The Arachis stenosperma cultivar V10309 chromosome 7, arast.V10309.gnm1.PFL2, whole genome shotgun sequence genome window above contains:
- the LOC130941549 gene encoding LOW QUALITY PROTEIN: glutamyl-tRNA reductase 1, chloroplastic-like (The sequence of the model RefSeq protein was modified relative to this genomic sequence to represent the inferred CDS: deleted 2 bases in 1 codon) translates to MAVSTSFSGAKLEALFLKCCSSSSANAAYSLVCAFQNRRQGHQNDAVSERGLVRCDASASPDVILDNAAALSALQQLKTSAADRYTKEKSSIVVIGLSVHTTPVEMREKLAIPEAEWPRAIGELCGLNHIEEAAVLSTCNRMEIYVVALSQHRGVKEVTEWMSRTSGIPVSELCQHRFLLYNKDATQHLFEVSAGLDSLVLGEGQILAQVKQVVKVDKENGFGRNISGLFKHAITVGKRVRAETNIAAGAVSVSSAAVELALMKLPETSHGNAKMLVIGAGKMGKLVIKHLVAKGCTKMVVVNRSEERVAEIREEIKDVEIIYKPLSEMLACVGEADVVFTGTASENPLFLKDDVKDLPSVSQDIGGHRLFIDISVPRNVGSCVSDIESVRVYNVDDLKEVVAANKEDRLRKAMEAQAIIGEESQQFEAWRDSLETVPTIKKLRAYAERIRAAELEKCLGKMGDDISKKTRRAVDDLSRGIVNKLLHGPMQHLRCDGSDSRTLTETLENMHALNRMFSLETEISVLEQKIRAKVEQNHSDN